Proteins found in one Triticum aestivum cultivar Chinese Spring chromosome 4D, IWGSC CS RefSeq v2.1, whole genome shotgun sequence genomic segment:
- the LOC123096015 gene encoding zinc finger BED domain-containing protein RICESLEEPER 2: MADETGNDSQMFEGNEIVDPGNEAVHGDEAVQGGELVEVDELAQGDELAQGEDLTQGDELLQGNEMAITEVATPPTTRRRRKKSLVWEHFTIEDAAGGATRACCKLCKQTFAYSSGSKIAGTSHLKRHITLGSCPKIKGQGHKLAITIGTDNDGDGTVERRSKRRYRYTGYANAAFDQDRSYSYLAKMIILHDYPLHIVQQPAFTAFIDSLQPRFRVVDVDAMEVEVYAVYQKEKENLLQAFSAMPGRISLTIGLWTTSQTLGYVSVSGQFIDSEWKLHRRMLSFMMVSSPHSDNALSEAISSSLTDWGMKEKLFTITLDNDSLSHDIYSANLRDQLSGKNNLMLKGQLFVVRCYAHILDAAAQDVIALIHGVIYSIRESIKFIKASPSREEKFAEIALQLEIPSTKTLCLDVTTQWNTTYLMLLAALDYRQAFITLETVDDNYNEAPSAEDWKKIEAACNYLRLLYDSAHSIMAAGNPTSNIFFHEAWKLQLELGNGSAHEDPIFSSIAKDMYERFDKYWKDCNLVLAVAVVMDPRFKMKLVEFSYSKIYGVEAAKYVKVVNDSVHDLFKDYVAQPLPLTPAYAEQGKTDNATANGNNTQATQPSTGDGLQDFDIYLSEIATTQPSKSELEQYLDESLTPRIQEFDILNWWKLNMQKYPTLSKMARDILAIPVSMVTGGTSIFSAGTGCHVLDDYRSSLRPEIVEALVCAKDWLPNSTAAPEALGSGLLKMD, encoded by the coding sequence ATGGCTGATGAAACTGGCAATGACAGTCAGATGTTCGAAGGTAATGAGATTGTTGACCCTGGTAATGAGGCAGTCCATGGTGATGAGGCAGTCCAAGGTGGCGAGTTGGTCGAAGTTGATGAACTAGCTCAAGGTGATGAGTTGGCTCAAGGCGAGGACTTAACACAGGGTGACGAATTGCTCCAAGGGAATGAGATGGCCATCACTGAGGTGGCCACTCCTCCAACCACGAGGCGCCGGAGAAAGAAGTCCCTGGTGTGGGAGCACTTCACTATCGAAGATGCTGCTGGAGGGGCCACTCGGGCTTGCTGCAAACTTTGCAAGCAAACCTTCGCGTACAGCTCTGGTTCAAAAATTGCTGGGACTAGCCATCTCAAGAGGCACATCACCTTGGGTTCCTGTCCTAAGATAAAAGGCCAAGGGCATAAGCTAGCAATTACAATTGGGACTGACAATGATGGTGATGGTACTGTGGAGAGGCGGTCTAAGAGGCGTTACAGATATACTGGTTATGCGAATGCGGCTTTTGATCAAGACCGCAGTTATTCATACTTGGCAAAGATGATCATTTTGCATGACTACCCGCTCCACATTGTTCAACAACCAGCCTTCACTGCTTTTATTGATAGTCTGCAGCCTCGTTTCAGGGTTGTTGATGTTGATGCAATGGAGGTGGAGGTTTATGCTGTTTATCAGAAAGAAAAAGAGAACCTTTTGCAAGCATTCAGCGCTATGCCTGGAAGGATCAGCCTCACCATTGGATTGTGGACAACTAGTCAAACTCTTGGCTATGTTTCAGTTTCTGGGCAGTTCATTGACTCTGAATGGAAATTACATCGAAGAATGCTTAGCTTCATGATGGTGTCTTCGCCTCATTCGGACAATGCACTTAGTGAAGCTATTAGCTCAAGCCTTACTGACTGGGGTATGAAGGAGAAGCTATTTACCATCACGTTGGATAATGATTCTTTATCTCATGACATCTACAGTGCAAATCTGAGAGATCAGCTCTCCGGTAAGAATAACCTCATGCTTAAGGGTCAGCTATTTGTTGTGAGGTGCTATGCCCATATCCTGGATGCGGCTGCACAAGATGTCATTGCTTTAATCCACGGTGTCATCTACAGCATCCGTGAAAGCATAAAGTTCATAAAAGCTTCTCCTAGTCGTGAGGAAAAGTTTGCTGAGATTGCTCTGCAGCTGGAGATCCCCAGTACGAAGACCCTTTGTCTGGATGTTACAACCCAGTGGAACACAACCTATCTGATGCTCTTGGCTGCCTTGGATTATAGGCAGGCTTTCATTACACTAGAAACAGTTGATGATAACTACAATGAAGCACCTTCAGCTGAGGACTGGAAAAAAATTGAGGCTGCCTGCAATTACTTGAGGCTGCTCTATGACTCGGCTCATAGCATCATGGCAGCAGGAAACCCAACCTCAAACATTTTCTTCCATGAAGCCTGGAAACTGCAGCTAGAGCTGGGAAATGGTTCAGCACACGAAGATCCAATTTTCAGTAGCATCGCCAAAGACATGTATGAGAGGTTTGACAAATACTGGAAAGATTGCAACCTTGTGTTAGCTGTTGCTGTTGTGATGGATCCACGTTTTAAGATGAAGCTTGTGGAGTTCAGTTACTCAAAGATTTACGGCGTTGAGGCTGCGAAGTATGTTAAGGTGGTAAATGATTCGGTGCATGACCTTTTCAAGGATTATGTCGCACAGCCGCTCCCCTTAACACCGGCCTATGCTGAACAAGGGAAAACTGATAATGCTACTGCCAATGGGAACAACACCCAAGCAACTCAGCCTTCAACTGGTGACGGCCTTCAAGACTTTGATATATATCTTTCTGAGATTGCCACAACCCAGCCCTCAAAATCTGAACTAGAGCAGTACCTGGACGAGTCTCTCACTCCTCGCATCCAAGAGTTTGACATTCTTAACTGGTGGAAGCTCAACATGCAAAAGTATCCGACGCTCTCAAAGATGGCGCGGGACATCTTGGCCATCCCAGTGTCCATGGTGACCGGCGGCACCTCTATATTTTCTGCAGGAACAGGATGCCACGTGCTCGACGACTACAGAAGCTCGCTCCGTCCGGAAATCGTGGAGGCGCTCGTCTGTGCGAAGGACTGGCTTCCGAATTCGACCGCCGCACCGGAGGCGCTGGGCTCTGGGCTTCTCAAGATGGACTAG
- the LOC123096016 gene encoding uncharacterized protein: MVLLQGAASSLLLLFLLFAAAAAAAPMELYFSRAELARIAGYGEEPVSTVLVSGQVACQLCLRPGSDLLTFDLPGSKVAVTCTTEGPNTMANSAFATTNEYGNFSIELPSRLHAIPSLENACSVKVLELPPDSACRVGGGHGSSHGLRLSSSDGSVRTYTTGVIRLQHDGTPSNKCVQEEDTSDRR; the protein is encoded by the exons ATGGTGCTTCTACAAGGGGCTGCCTCGTCGTTGCTCCTCCTCTTCCTGCTGTTcgccgcggcggccgcggcggcgcccaTGGAGCTCTACTTCTCGCGGGCGGAGCTGGCGCGCATTGCCGGGTACGGCGAGGAGCCGGTCTCGACGGTGCTGGTGTCCGGGCAGGTCGCGTGCCAACTCTGCCTCCGGCCAGGCTCTGACCTGCTCACCTTCGACCTGCCAG GTAGTAAGGTGGCAGTTACCTGCACAACTGAAGGTCCCAACACGATGGCTAACTCTGCATTTGCAACAACAAATGAGTACGGCAATTTCTCTATAGAGCTCCCATCCCGGCTCCACGCTATACCGAGCCTAGAGAATGCATGCTCAGTCAAGGTGCTGGAGCTTCCGCCGGACTCCGCCTGCCGCGTCGGGGGCGGTCATGGCTCCTCTCACGGCCTCCGGCTATCGTCATCGGACGGCAGCGTCCGCACCTACACAACTGGGGTGATACGGCTGCAACACGACGGCACACCATCCAACAAGTGCGTCCAGGAAGAGGACACGAGTGATAGGAGATGA